A genomic segment from Aridibaculum aurantiacum encodes:
- the pnuC gene encoding nicotinamide riboside transporter PnuC encodes MDLHEIYQQFVLGLLATTWYEALAVVAGITSVWFSKKENILVYPVGLVNTILYVYLSIDAQLFGEATVNLYYTIMSIYGWLLWSKKDRQHHPVLHVTHATAKEWLHHLLFFAAFYIAIYAALVYVQKAFWPGAIPWADALASATAFTGMWLMAKKKVESWIWWILTNIASIPLYFVKGFVFTSVYYFILLLLAFAGLAEWNKRAKATKREALVTA; translated from the coding sequence TTGGACCTACACGAAATATACCAACAGTTTGTACTAGGCTTGTTAGCCACCACATGGTATGAAGCATTAGCAGTAGTGGCTGGCATTACCAGTGTTTGGTTTTCTAAAAAGGAGAACATCCTGGTATATCCTGTTGGGCTGGTAAATACAATTTTATACGTCTACCTAAGTATAGATGCGCAGCTGTTTGGTGAAGCAACAGTGAATTTATACTACACCATCATGAGCATTTATGGCTGGTTGTTGTGGAGCAAAAAAGACCGGCAGCATCATCCTGTTTTACATGTTACGCATGCTACGGCTAAGGAGTGGTTACATCACCTGCTGTTCTTTGCCGCTTTTTATATAGCTATTTATGCTGCGCTGGTATATGTACAAAAAGCATTTTGGCCTGGAGCCATTCCATGGGCCGATGCACTAGCCAGTGCCACTGCATTCACTGGTATGTGGCTCATGGCAAAGAAAAAAGTGGAAAGCTGGATCTGGTGGATACTTACTAACATCGCTTCTATCCCTTTGTATTTTGTAAAAGGCTTCGTCTTTACCAGTGTGTATTATTTCATATTGTTGTTGCTTGCCTTTGCTGGGCTTGCAGAATGGAATAAAAGAGCTAAAGCAACTAAAAGAGAAGCACTGGTAACAGCATGA